One region of Nitrosopumilaceae archaeon genomic DNA includes:
- a CDS encoding radical SAM protein, giving the protein MELIQISNQKVPTLGKKATIRFTQSICPDCNMILDAEVFERDSKVFMTKTCPTHGECEELYFGSYDMYKKFSTYWMDGKGAHAPNVMIDKCSCPNNCGLCSNHLSHTGLANMIVTNRCDLTCWYCFFYVKKGLEGAYMYEPSQDQVRAMMKTLRAERPIPGNSMQITGGEPMLREDIVDVIKIMKQEGVDHIQMNTNGIRFALDPEAMREVRLAGVNNLYLSFDGVTPRTNPKNHWEVPYALESARKTGTTVVFVPTVIKSINDHELGGIIRYAQKNLDVVHAVNFQPVSLTGRMGKKEREKYRITIPDCIQRIEEQTGAEVTVDDWFPVPSCMPLTNVIEAFSSKPKYELSIHFACGAGTYIFEDQDTKKFVPLTKFADIQGMLELFEDKADEIRSGKNKYFTMLEVVKKLSSFVDKKKQPAGLDLAKMFSNILMKRSFDSVGSWHVKGLFLGMMHFQDKYNEDLERLQRCDIHYVTPDLRIIPFCAFNVIPEWYRDRIQKKYSTSVEEWEQRVGAKLEDGLYRGIMRRGSGDELAAGCAKSQMFHESSQALM; this is encoded by the coding sequence ATGGAACTGATACAGATATCCAACCAGAAGGTACCTACATTAGGAAAAAAGGCCACGATAAGATTTACTCAAAGTATCTGTCCAGACTGTAACATGATACTTGATGCAGAAGTCTTTGAGAGAGACAGTAAGGTATTCATGACAAAAACCTGTCCAACGCATGGTGAATGCGAAGAACTCTATTTTGGTTCTTATGATATGTACAAGAAATTTAGTACTTACTGGATGGATGGAAAAGGTGCTCATGCTCCAAACGTAATGATTGACAAATGTTCATGTCCAAACAACTGTGGTTTATGTTCGAATCACTTGTCACACACTGGACTGGCAAACATGATAGTAACAAACAGATGTGATCTGACATGTTGGTATTGCTTTTTCTATGTAAAGAAAGGTCTTGAAGGCGCATACATGTATGAACCTTCACAAGATCAAGTACGAGCAATGATGAAGACGTTAAGAGCAGAAAGACCAATTCCAGGAAACTCTATGCAAATTACTGGAGGAGAACCAATGTTACGAGAAGACATTGTTGATGTTATAAAAATAATGAAACAAGAAGGTGTTGACCATATTCAAATGAATACAAACGGAATTAGATTTGCTTTAGATCCAGAAGCAATGCGAGAAGTAAGACTAGCAGGTGTCAATAATCTTTATCTAAGTTTTGACGGTGTAACTCCAAGAACAAATCCAAAGAATCACTGGGAAGTTCCATATGCATTAGAAAGTGCAAGAAAGACAGGAACTACAGTTGTCTTTGTTCCAACAGTTATCAAATCAATTAATGATCATGAACTAGGTGGCATTATTAGATATGCACAAAAGAATCTTGATGTTGTACACGCAGTAAACTTCCAGCCAGTTTCATTGACAGGAAGAATGGGCAAGAAAGAACGTGAGAAATACAGAATCACAATTCCTGATTGCATACAAAGAATCGAAGAGCAAACAGGAGCTGAAGTAACAGTTGATGACTGGTTCCCAGTCCCAAGCTGTATGCCGCTGACAAACGTTATTGAAGCATTTTCAAGTAAACCAAAATACGAATTATCAATTCACTTTGCATGTGGTGCTGGTACTTACATCTTTGAAGACCAAGATACCAAAAAATTCGTTCCACTAACAAAATTTGCAGATATTCAAGGAATGTTAGAACTCTTTGAAGACAAGGCAGACGAAATTCGTTCTGGCAAAAACAAATACTTTACAATGCTAGAGGTTGTAAAAAAACTCTCAAGCTTTGTAGACAAGAAGAAACAACCAGCAGGCCTTGATCTAGCAAAGATGTTTAGTAATATATTGATGAAAAGATCATTTGATTCTGTAGGTTCATGGCATGTCAAAGGACTCTTCTTAGGCATGATGCATTTCCAAGACAAGTATAACGAAGATCTTGAAAGACTGCAAAGATGTGACATTCACTACGTAACACCAGATCTTAGAATAATTCCATTCTGTGCATTTAATGTAATACCAGAGTGGTATAGAGATAGAATCCAAAAGAAATATTCTACATCAGTAGAGGAATGGGAACAACGAGTTGGAGCAAAACTAGAAGATGGTCTCTATAGGGGAATCATGCGAAGAGGATCAGGCGATGAACTTGCTGCAGGCTGTGCAAAAAGCCAAATGTTCCACGAATCTTCACAAGCTTTAATGTAA
- a CDS encoding helix-turn-helix domain-containing protein produces MSLSDKTRKALEKIGLTSYEIKVYSALLKTGQINASDLSQKSSVPYSKIYEVLGTLEEKGWIGSDDSRPTQYFAKPPTTAIETSRQNFESDFKNNESIILKELTPLYEQSGTSERPDIWVLSGVVNIASKILEMVDSCRNEVLIAIPKVAENLAKEALPKLRSLHDKGVEITILVSEDVDSETLKSLSRVAKVKVKKGLFGGGIISDKRYVVILLGEDLGASAEAVAIWADHSGLAGFAREYFEYLLKESKDVK; encoded by the coding sequence ATGAGTCTTTCAGATAAGACACGTAAAGCACTTGAAAAGATTGGTCTTACAAGTTATGAGATAAAGGTATACTCTGCCTTATTGAAAACAGGTCAGATAAATGCCTCTGATCTAAGTCAGAAATCAAGTGTTCCATATTCAAAGATATACGAAGTTTTGGGCACATTAGAAGAAAAAGGATGGATTGGTTCTGATGATTCTAGACCTACACAGTATTTTGCAAAGCCACCTACAACTGCTATAGAGACTTCACGACAAAATTTTGAATCTGATTTTAAAAACAACGAGTCTATTATTTTAAAAGAACTCACACCACTTTACGAACAAAGTGGCACAAGTGAAAGACCTGATATTTGGGTTCTTTCTGGAGTAGTAAATATTGCTTCTAAAATTTTAGAGATGGTAGATTCGTGCAGAAACGAAGTATTGATTGCAATACCAAAGGTTGCAGAAAATCTAGCAAAGGAGGCATTACCAAAACTCAGATCATTGCACGACAAAGGAGTTGAAATAACAATATTAGTTTCCGAAGATGTTGATTCTGAAACTCTCAAATCTTTGTCAAGAGTAGCCAAAGTAAAGGTGAAAAAGGGACTCTTTGGAGGTGGAATAATATCAGATAAGAGATATGTTGTAATATTACTTGGAGAAGATCTTGGTGCCTCTGCAGAAGCAGTTGCAATCTGGGCTGATCATTCAGGTTTAGCTGGTTTTGCGCGCGAATATTTTGAATATTTATTAAAAGAATCAAAAGACGTAAAGTAA
- a CDS encoding metal-dependent transcriptional regulator produces the protein MKKDEVLFVGTAEAEHVEMYLKAIWHIKESGDPVKISTISKMLNVRQPSVVQMLKKLNESKLVNYNKTGVSLTKSGEQVGTNMMRNSRLLEVLMDSALKVDIDEEMVCGIEHHMNEQFTDALCTMLKHPRQCPHAHDIPRGKCCKN, from the coding sequence ATGAAAAAAGACGAAGTACTATTTGTTGGTACTGCAGAAGCAGAACATGTAGAAATGTACCTAAAAGCTATATGGCATATCAAAGAAAGTGGAGATCCTGTAAAGATAAGCACCATTTCTAAGATGTTAAACGTTAGGCAGCCAAGTGTTGTGCAAATGTTAAAAAAACTAAATGAATCAAAGCTTGTAAATTATAACAAAACTGGAGTATCTCTTACCAAAAGTGGCGAACAGGTAGGTACTAACATGATGCGAAATAGTAGATTGCTTGAAGTGTTGATGGACAGTGCACTTAAGGTAGATATTGACGAAGAGATGGTTTGCGGAATTGAACATCACATGAATGAACAATTCACAGATGCTCTTTGTACTATGTTAAAACATCCAAGACAATGTCCACATGCACACGATATTCCACGTGGTAAATGCTGTAAAAATTAA
- a CDS encoding YjbQ family protein: MQCITSSVFINDNETGLHHDYEKWLERLAPHEPIDQYHHNRTGEDNADAHLKRQIMGREVVIAITKGKT, from the coding sequence ATGCAATGCATAACATCTAGTGTGTTTATTAATGATAATGAAACTGGATTACATCACGATTATGAAAAATGGCTTGAGCGGCTAGCTCCGCATGAACCAATAGATCAATACCACCACAACAGAACAGGTGAAGACAATGCTGATGCGCATTTAAAACGACAGATCATGGGAAGAGAGGTTGTTATAGCAATAACAAAAGGAAAAACTTGA